The following proteins are co-located in the Nitrospinota bacterium genome:
- a CDS encoding response regulator transcription factor → MATKKGNGKIKVIIADDHPLFRRGLKHAFSETPDIEVVDEAETGEELLDKIRGMDLGLALLDISLPGKGGLEILKQLREDRPKLPVLILTVYPEEHYAVRFFKAGASGFITKESSTDQIYAAVRKVADGGKYASPEITEKLAFDFTKSDRPAHERLSDREHQVFMMLAEGSSPTEIGKELSLSVKTISTHRSRILEKMQMKKNAELIHYAISQKLIQ, encoded by the coding sequence ATGGCAACGAAGAAGGGAAATGGAAAAATAAAAGTAATTATTGCAGACGACCACCCATTATTTCGTAGGGGTTTGAAGCACGCTTTTTCTGAAACACCTGATATCGAGGTTGTGGATGAGGCGGAAACCGGTGAAGAATTATTGGATAAAATTCGAGGTATGGATTTGGGCCTGGCTCTCCTTGATATTTCCCTGCCAGGAAAAGGAGGTCTGGAAATACTCAAGCAGCTTCGAGAGGATCGTCCCAAGTTGCCTGTATTGATACTAACCGTATATCCGGAAGAACATTATGCTGTTCGATTTTTCAAGGCCGGGGCTTCAGGTTTTATTACTAAAGAAAGTAGTACAGACCAAATCTATGCGGCAGTGCGAAAAGTTGCGGACGGCGGCAAATATGCCAGTCCCGAAATCACCGAAAAGCTGGCCTTTGATTTTACAAAGTCGGATAGACCCGCACATGAAAGACTCTCAGACCGGGAGCATCAAGTATTCATGATGCTGGCTGAGGGAAGCTCGCCCACCGAAATAGGCAAAGAGTTATCACTTAGCGTCAAAACCATCAGTACGCATCGTTCCAGGATCCTGGAAAAAATGCAAATGAAGAAAAATGCTGAGCTGATTCATTACGCAATTTCCCAAAAGCTTATTCAATAA
- the gltX gene encoding glutamate--tRNA ligase — protein MSDSVKVRFAPSPTGFLHIGGVRTALFNWLYARHHGGKFVLRIEDTDHERSTEESIEEILESMRWLRLDWDEGPFRQTERQNLYSEKVDQLFKEGKAYRCYCSQEELDKKRNEAQKKGLKPKYDGTCRERTEQPEGVPSVIRFKAPLEGSVVVEDLLRGKVVFDIGELDDLILQRTDGSPTYNFVVVVDDADMGITHVIRGDDHLSNTPRQCLLYDALNYPRPSFAHISMILGQDKTRLSKRHGATSALAYRDMGYLPSAMINYLARLGWSHGDQEIFSREDMIKLFSFDSVHTSAAVFDPDKLSWLNEHYIKNTPPEELALHLEPFLIHSGILEKGHGLDASEIARVIPSLNQRAKTLVEMAEKSAFYFKKNLEFDEKAKARFLTSDSRPLLEKTIAGLSGLENFSAEEVEALFKQIVEDEGTKLGKLAQPVRVALTGTTVSPGIYDVILLLGKEETIKRLKQSLP, from the coding sequence ATGAGTGATTCCGTAAAAGTTCGTTTCGCGCCCAGCCCTACGGGTTTTTTACATATTGGAGGGGTGAGAACCGCTCTGTTCAACTGGTTGTATGCCAGGCACCATGGCGGAAAATTTGTATTGCGAATTGAAGATACTGACCATGAGCGTTCAACAGAAGAATCCATTGAGGAAATACTAGAGTCCATGAGATGGCTGCGTCTGGACTGGGATGAAGGCCCTTTTCGACAAACCGAGCGACAGAACCTTTATTCTGAAAAAGTCGACCAGCTTTTCAAGGAAGGCAAGGCTTACCGTTGTTACTGCTCGCAGGAGGAACTGGATAAGAAACGGAATGAAGCACAGAAAAAAGGGCTCAAACCTAAATATGATGGAACATGCAGGGAGCGTACTGAACAGCCTGAAGGAGTTCCTTCCGTTATTCGGTTCAAGGCCCCGCTGGAGGGTTCGGTGGTGGTCGAGGACCTTTTGCGCGGCAAGGTGGTCTTCGATATCGGCGAACTTGATGACCTGATTTTGCAGAGAACAGATGGTTCTCCCACTTACAACTTTGTTGTTGTGGTCGATGATGCTGATATGGGTATCACCCATGTGATACGCGGGGACGACCATCTTTCCAATACGCCTCGACAATGTTTGTTGTATGACGCATTGAACTATCCCCGTCCCAGTTTTGCCCATATTTCTATGATACTGGGTCAGGACAAGACTCGATTGAGCAAACGGCATGGAGCAACTTCTGCGCTGGCTTATCGTGACATGGGCTATTTGCCTTCAGCGATGATCAATTATCTGGCCCGGCTGGGTTGGTCGCACGGTGACCAGGAAATTTTTTCTCGGGAAGATATGATAAAGCTTTTTTCCTTCGATTCGGTTCACACTTCAGCGGCGGTTTTTGACCCTGATAAGCTGTCCTGGTTGAATGAACATTATATAAAAAATACTCCTCCTGAAGAGCTGGCCCTGCACCTGGAGCCATTTCTCATACACTCGGGAATTCTTGAAAAAGGGCACGGACTGGATGCCTCTGAAATCGCAAGGGTTATCCCCTCTTTGAATCAGCGAGCAAAGACTCTGGTAGAGATGGCAGAAAAATCGGCATTCTATTTTAAAAAGAATTTAGAGTTTGATGAAAAAGCAAAAGCCAGGTTTTTGACTTCTGACTCCAGACCCTTGCTGGAAAAAACAATTGCAGGACTTTCTGGTTTGGAAAATTTTTCCGCAGAAGAGGTCGAAGCGTTATTCAAACAAATTGTTGAAGATGAAGGGACAAAGCTGGGCAAGCTGGCGCAACCCGTCCGTGTAGCGCTCACAGGTACCACAGTAAGCCCGGGTATTTACGATGTAATACTTCTTCTTGGTAAAGAAGAGACGATTAAACGGTTAAAACAATCCCTTCCCTGA
- a CDS encoding 4Fe-4S dicluster domain-containing protein — protein MDKHINRAFEWVPPHLQPWLLLVLIIFSLTVFVLSAWPKLSLMLNAEKENRTDQPIKRFFKTLKIAFGQSRLFKEAKAGWMHALIFWGFLILLLRAGEFFFIGFFPNIESHFSFTAPFVLPYLWVKDLAVLMITIGVLYALYRRLVIKPDRLTLSTEGLVILGLILAILASDVLFDSAFLVLNPDIEQSGPLAAIFAPMIGLAGKDMVGHLHSLAYWTHVSVILFFITLLPRSKHFHILTAIPNVFLSNLKSGNGLRRIDFEDETKETFGVTETGSFTWKQMLDLHTCTQCGRCDRVCPALATNKPLSPQQLTVNLRDHLNSSQDSDMTLLGDTIEDEVLWSCTTCGACESACPVTIEYVNKVIDLRRGLVLTEDRYPKEFETAFKSLETQSNPWGFPKNSRADWARELEIPVWDKANPTEFLYFIGCNGSFDTRGKQVSESVVKTLRKAGVSFSILGNGEGCTGDPARRAGNEYLFDMLASQNAETFKQQNVLKIITHCPHCLNSLKNEYPDFGVNLEVIHHSELLEKLIDEGKISKEGNTDSNVVMHDSCYLGRHNGVYNAPRNVLQNAREVEQSRENGTCCGAGGARFLLEENTGSRMSHHRLDELMVSNPDTIAVSCPYCVLMLEDAVKAKGLEEQVKVRDIGEMIN, from the coding sequence ATGGATAAACATATTAACCGTGCGTTTGAATGGGTTCCCCCACATCTGCAACCCTGGTTGCTGCTTGTTTTAATAATTTTTTCATTGACTGTGTTCGTCTTGAGTGCATGGCCAAAACTGAGCCTCATGCTGAACGCAGAGAAAGAAAACCGTACAGATCAACCTATAAAACGATTTTTCAAAACTCTTAAAATTGCATTTGGGCAATCCCGACTCTTTAAAGAAGCTAAAGCTGGCTGGATGCACGCCCTGATTTTCTGGGGATTCCTGATTCTTCTTCTACGTGCTGGAGAATTCTTTTTCATAGGCTTTTTCCCAAATATTGAGTCACACTTTTCTTTCACGGCCCCCTTCGTTCTTCCCTATTTATGGGTTAAGGACTTAGCCGTTCTCATGATCACAATTGGAGTTTTATATGCCTTATACCGCAGGCTGGTGATTAAACCTGACCGGCTTACCCTGTCCACAGAAGGACTGGTTATTCTTGGCCTGATATTAGCCATTCTGGCAAGCGATGTTTTGTTCGACTCTGCCTTTCTGGTGCTTAACCCGGACATTGAACAATCAGGCCCTCTGGCAGCAATTTTCGCTCCAATGATTGGTTTGGCTGGAAAAGATATGGTCGGACACCTCCATAGCCTGGCTTACTGGACGCACGTTTCTGTCATTCTGTTTTTCATAACGCTCCTCCCGCGAAGCAAGCACTTTCATATACTAACCGCCATTCCAAATGTTTTTCTGTCCAATTTAAAATCAGGAAACGGTTTGCGACGGATCGATTTTGAGGATGAAACAAAAGAAACCTTTGGCGTTACAGAAACAGGCAGTTTTACCTGGAAGCAAATGCTGGATCTGCATACTTGCACTCAGTGTGGACGATGCGACAGGGTTTGCCCGGCGCTGGCAACCAACAAACCTCTTTCGCCCCAGCAATTAACCGTGAACCTGAGGGACCATCTTAACAGCTCCCAGGATTCCGATATGACTCTGCTTGGAGATACCATTGAGGACGAGGTGCTATGGTCCTGCACCACATGCGGGGCTTGCGAGTCCGCCTGTCCCGTAACGATAGAATACGTCAATAAAGTGATCGACCTGAGGCGGGGACTTGTGCTGACGGAAGACCGTTACCCCAAAGAATTCGAAACCGCTTTTAAATCATTGGAAACTCAATCCAACCCATGGGGATTTCCTAAAAACTCACGTGCCGACTGGGCCAGGGAATTAGAGATCCCAGTCTGGGACAAAGCCAATCCTACCGAGTTTTTGTATTTCATCGGATGTAACGGATCTTTTGATACGCGAGGAAAACAAGTTTCTGAATCAGTAGTCAAAACTCTGAGGAAAGCTGGAGTCAGCTTTTCCATACTTGGCAACGGTGAAGGATGCACAGGTGACCCCGCAAGGAGGGCCGGAAACGAATACCTGTTCGATATGCTTGCCAGCCAGAACGCAGAAACCTTCAAGCAACAAAACGTGCTGAAAATCATAACGCATTGTCCGCATTGTCTTAATTCACTTAAAAACGAGTATCCTGATTTTGGGGTGAACCTGGAAGTGATTCATCACTCTGAATTACTGGAAAAACTGATCGATGAAGGGAAAATCTCTAAAGAAGGAAATACCGACTCCAATGTAGTGATGCATGACTCCTGCTATCTGGGACGACATAATGGTGTCTACAATGCTCCACGTAATGTGTTGCAAAATGCCCGGGAAGTTGAACAAAGCCGCGAAAACGGAACCTGTTGCGGAGCGGGTGGCGCCCGGTTCCTGCTCGAAGAAAACACCGGCTCCCGTATGAGCCATCATAGACTGGATGAGTTAATGGTCTCCAACCCGGACACCATCGCCGTCTCCTGCCCTTACTGTGTGTTGATGCTTGAAGATGCGGTGAAAGCCAAAGGCCTTGAGGAACAAGTGAAGGTCCGCGACATCGGGGAAATGATCAATTAG
- a CDS encoding DUF420 domain-containing protein, whose amino-acid sequence MKTILEQPGFLAPSGTIGADISYLLALIFTILFLVAWRMAKKAEGTRHHKLILVSMVAMIVYFVAYYYARSLGVLSFEGREGFGGPDDVYENIFVPVLTTHLILVTLGMILAFYMISQGFRASEKTGVDYHLKSGDLKMKPRTFKIVLFTILGCWALVQTLLLITRENPFGASVAYGLIFLTVALVASIEKLIEKLLPDGARRHRVLGRATMVIYALILVTSTATYLMLYFIYPLKH is encoded by the coding sequence GTGAAAACGATTCTAGAACAACCTGGTTTTCTGGCTCCTTCGGGAACGATAGGGGCAGATATTAGTTACCTGTTAGCTCTGATTTTTACAATCCTGTTTCTTGTGGCCTGGAGGATGGCCAAAAAAGCAGAGGGAACCCGGCACCATAAGCTTATTTTGGTCTCCATGGTGGCGATGATAGTTTATTTCGTTGCCTACTATTACGCCAGAAGCCTGGGCGTTCTCTCATTTGAGGGACGGGAGGGTTTTGGCGGCCCAGATGATGTCTATGAGAACATATTTGTCCCGGTTTTAACCACCCACCTTATTCTCGTTACCTTGGGGATGATTCTCGCCTTTTATATGATTTCGCAAGGGTTTCGTGCCAGTGAGAAGACAGGCGTTGACTATCACCTGAAATCCGGGGATTTAAAAATGAAACCCCGGACATTTAAGATTGTATTATTCACCATTTTAGGTTGTTGGGCTCTGGTTCAGACCTTACTCTTGATAACCAGGGAGAACCCGTTTGGGGCCAGTGTAGCGTATGGATTGATTTTTTTGACCGTTGCCCTGGTTGCGAGTATTGAGAAATTAATCGAGAAATTGCTGCCAGATGGAGCGAGACGGCATCGGGTTTTGGGGCGTGCCACCATGGTCATTTATGCCCTGATTCTGGTAACCAGTACCGCCACCTATCTCATGCTATATTTCATATATCCCCTCAAACATTGA
- the cobC gene encoding alpha-ribazole phosphatase, translating into MNEEPSCRVYLFRHGETANSKEVCFNGHFDVGLSSKGEDQFKEWAQLLKEEPFKAVYSSDLKRTRESAQLLTKPHNLEPVAYSELRELCFGEWEGLSISEVEEKYPNQLGERMKDIENFKVKGGETFEQLQQRVVPRFEEIIARHPNEQIAMVCHGGVNRVILSHLLEVPIKRIFRVKQEYAALNIIQYYGDEPVVELLGGATNSKPEAQDKKIAIQ; encoded by the coding sequence ATGAATGAAGAACCTTCCTGCCGAGTCTACCTGTTCCGACATGGCGAAACCGCAAATTCAAAAGAAGTTTGTTTCAATGGCCATTTCGACGTGGGTCTTTCTTCAAAAGGTGAAGATCAGTTTAAGGAATGGGCCCAGCTTTTAAAGGAAGAACCATTCAAAGCTGTCTACTCCAGTGACCTCAAGCGAACAAGGGAAAGCGCTCAATTACTAACCAAGCCGCATAATCTCGAACCAGTGGCATACTCTGAGCTAAGGGAACTTTGTTTCGGTGAGTGGGAGGGATTGAGCATTTCTGAGGTTGAGGAAAAATATCCCAATCAACTTGGTGAACGAATGAAGGATATTGAGAATTTCAAAGTAAAAGGAGGGGAGACCTTTGAACAACTCCAGCAGAGGGTTGTTCCCCGGTTTGAAGAAATTATCGCCAGGCACCCCAATGAACAAATTGCCATGGTTTGCCACGGAGGAGTGAACCGGGTTATTCTTTCCCATCTGCTTGAAGTGCCTATAAAAAGAATATTCAGGGTGAAACAGGAATACGCGGCGCTCAATATCATCCAGTATTATGGAGATGAGCCGGTTGTGGAACTGCTTGGCGGGGCTACAAACAGCAAACCCGAGGCTCAGGATAAAAAAATAGCCATCCAATAG
- a CDS encoding ATP-binding cassette domain-containing protein: MGSFLVQIKNADVYVGENRVLKSLNWSMNEGESWAVVGINGSGKTTLMKLVFGEIIPVYGGQVHWFGKREHTPLLEVRENLGYVSAEYQNNYDRPAAGWEVVASGFFSSIGLHEAVSHEQKKSALNAMEHLGISALSETPFRQMSYGEARRVLLARAMVHRTKLLILDEPCAGLDIPTRECFLTTLEKLSKKGTRMIYVTHRIEEIMPCITHVLFLKDGQIMAQGKKEEMMKSEMLSRVLECSLTVEKKSDRFWLTI; the protein is encoded by the coding sequence ATGGGGAGTTTTCTGGTTCAGATCAAAAATGCCGATGTGTATGTTGGCGAAAACCGGGTTCTCAAGTCTTTAAACTGGTCCATGAACGAAGGAGAAAGCTGGGCTGTAGTGGGTATTAATGGTTCCGGCAAAACCACTCTCATGAAACTGGTGTTCGGTGAAATCATTCCTGTTTACGGTGGCCAGGTCCACTGGTTTGGAAAACGTGAGCACACACCCCTTCTGGAAGTTCGAGAAAACCTGGGTTACGTATCTGCTGAATACCAGAATAATTACGACCGCCCCGCTGCAGGTTGGGAAGTAGTGGCCTCGGGTTTTTTTTCATCGATCGGTTTGCATGAGGCTGTCTCCCATGAACAGAAAAAATCTGCCCTCAATGCCATGGAGCATCTTGGAATCAGCGCTTTGAGCGAAACTCCCTTTCGACAAATGTCATATGGAGAAGCCAGAAGGGTTTTACTGGCCCGGGCTATGGTTCACCGTACGAAACTGCTGATTCTGGATGAACCCTGCGCGGGTCTGGATATTCCTACACGTGAATGTTTCCTGACCACACTGGAAAAACTCTCTAAAAAAGGGACGCGCATGATCTATGTGACTCACAGGATTGAAGAGATCATGCCTTGTATCACCCATGTGCTTTTCTTGAAAGACGGTCAAATTATGGCGCAGGGTAAAAAAGAGGAAATGATGAAATCCGAAATGCTTTCCCGTGTCCTGGAATGTTCTTTGACGGTAGAAAAAAAATCCGACCGATTCTGGCTCACCATTTAG
- a CDS encoding tetratricopeptide repeat protein — protein MRSSLFLTLFLLQASIVWGLSPEQWFQEGNRYSAEGRFEKAVEAYEKSIAGNPLSPVAHYNLGIAYKNLKQLDNAATSLEKSVELEPVNMDTRVTLGNVYNLQERWKDAIGQLNIVVHRRQGDAQAHGNLGWAYYNYKAGPPFKKVVILNLSRAVELFREQNQLRAAEATQKILDEARNKFGVSLIQ, from the coding sequence ATGAGGTCGAGTCTTTTTCTAACTCTGTTTTTGTTGCAAGCTTCCATAGTTTGGGGGCTTAGCCCCGAACAATGGTTTCAGGAGGGCAACCGGTATAGTGCCGAAGGAAGATTTGAAAAGGCAGTAGAGGCCTATGAAAAATCCATTGCCGGTAATCCGCTGTCTCCGGTCGCGCATTATAATCTGGGAATCGCATATAAGAACCTGAAGCAATTGGATAATGCGGCGACTTCATTAGAAAAGTCTGTGGAGTTAGAACCGGTCAATATGGATACACGGGTAACTCTGGGTAATGTTTATAACCTTCAGGAACGTTGGAAAGACGCAATAGGGCAGCTCAATATAGTTGTACACCGCAGACAAGGAGATGCCCAAGCACACGGAAACCTAGGTTGGGCCTATTACAACTATAAAGCAGGACCGCCTTTCAAGAAAGTCGTTATTCTCAATTTGTCGCGTGCTGTCGAGTTATTTAGGGAACAAAACCAGTTGCGGGCCGCTGAGGCGACACAAAAGATTCTTGATGAGGCCCGGAATAAATTCGGGGTCTCGCTGATCCAATAA
- a CDS encoding M18 family aminopeptidase, producing MNQQTRTNRIQNMLDFINRSPTPFHAVEEMSNTLAEKGFNKLKEEDAWELETNGRYFLTRNDSSLIAFVVGPKPSFKIIGAHTDSPNLRLKPNAGYDKNGYLQLGVEVYGGVLLSTWTDRDLSLAGRVILAGKKKPLSKLIRFEQALLRIPQLAIHLNRDVNKKGLVLNEQNHLPPIFSIQKKSSADEALKKLVARELRCKPADIVGMELSLYDTQTGTLAGAEQEFIFSGRLDNLASCHAAMHALMETTKKDPATRVIAFYDHEEIGSETAQGAGSPFLKDVLERITMSENREGFLRAMARSFFISADMAHAIHPNYSDRHDTQHMPIINSGPVIKSNANQRYATDAVSSAWFESLCKKAGVPVQKFVVRSDLGCGSTIGPITAANLGIRTVDVGNPMLSMHSIREMAGAKDHELLIHAFKEFFRH from the coding sequence ATGAATCAGCAAACCAGAACTAACCGAATTCAAAACATGCTGGATTTTATTAACCGGTCTCCCACTCCCTTTCATGCAGTAGAAGAAATGTCCAACACTCTTGCTGAAAAAGGGTTTAACAAGCTTAAAGAAGAGGATGCCTGGGAACTTGAAACCAATGGCAGGTATTTTCTCACTCGTAATGATTCATCGCTGATAGCTTTTGTCGTGGGACCTAAACCTTCCTTTAAAATTATTGGCGCCCACACAGATAGTCCCAACCTTAGGCTTAAACCTAACGCAGGATATGATAAAAACGGATATTTGCAACTGGGTGTAGAAGTTTATGGAGGAGTACTCCTGTCCACCTGGACAGATCGGGATCTATCTCTGGCAGGGCGTGTGATATTAGCTGGAAAGAAAAAGCCTCTTTCAAAACTGATTCGCTTCGAGCAGGCTTTACTAAGAATACCTCAACTGGCCATTCACCTGAATCGCGACGTCAATAAAAAAGGACTGGTTCTCAATGAGCAGAACCATTTGCCACCCATTTTCTCAATACAAAAAAAATCCTCGGCTGATGAGGCTCTAAAAAAACTGGTTGCTCGTGAACTGAGGTGCAAACCGGCAGACATCGTGGGCATGGAGTTGTCCCTGTATGATACACAAACAGGAACATTGGCTGGTGCTGAACAAGAGTTCATCTTTTCCGGCCGGCTTGATAACCTTGCCAGTTGCCATGCGGCGATGCACGCATTGATGGAAACCACGAAGAAAGATCCCGCCACAAGGGTCATAGCATTCTATGACCATGAAGAAATCGGTAGCGAAACTGCACAAGGAGCCGGTTCTCCTTTCCTGAAAGATGTTTTGGAGCGAATAACAATGAGTGAAAACAGGGAAGGGTTTCTGAGGGCCATGGCCCGTTCGTTTTTCATCTCTGCGGATATGGCCCATGCTATCCACCCCAATTATTCGGACAGACATGACACTCAACATATGCCAATCATCAACAGCGGTCCCGTGATAAAAAGTAACGCGAATCAACGGTATGCCACTGATGCGGTATCCAGCGCATGGTTTGAGTCGTTATGCAAAAAAGCAGGAGTGCCTGTGCAGAAGTTTGTGGTGCGGTCTGACCTGGGTTGCGGAAGCACTATCGGCCCCATCACAGCTGCCAATCTCGGTATCCGCACTGTCGATGTGGGCAACCCGATGCTCTCCATGCACTCGATTCGTGAAATGGCGGGAGCAAAAGATCATGAATTATTGATCCACGCATTCAAAGAATTCTTCCGCCACTAG
- the moaA gene encoding GTP 3',8-cyclase MoaA, translated as MTSTSPELVDGMGRKIVNLRISVTDRCNFRCTYCMPADNVEFMDRSNLLTFEEIHRVVTIASSLGINRIRLTGGEPLMRKDLPTLIKMIHGVEGINDVALTTNAFFLKDQAQSLNDAGLQRLNVSLDALDPEKFRDVNRRDCLQSVLDGLDMARKVGFKSIKINAVAVRNFSETEIMSLIDYGRSDGFEVRFIEFMPLDSDKVWERDKVLFGHEIVDLIKEKYELLPVDNSLEIGPASEYTFADGKGKIGIITAVSNPFCDHCNRIRMTADGKLRTCLFSTDETNLKEMIRSGKSDSAIAETIRQAVLVKEPGHKINLNDFERPNRAMHAIGG; from the coding sequence ATGACCAGCACATCACCAGAACTTGTCGATGGTATGGGACGAAAAATTGTCAACCTGCGGATATCCGTCACCGATCGCTGTAATTTTAGATGCACCTATTGCATGCCGGCAGATAACGTAGAGTTCATGGATCGAAGCAACCTTCTGACGTTTGAAGAAATTCATCGTGTAGTGACAATTGCATCCAGTTTGGGAATAAACCGTATACGCCTGACGGGTGGCGAACCCCTGATGAGGAAAGACCTGCCAACTTTGATCAAAATGATTCATGGGGTGGAAGGCATCAACGATGTAGCCCTGACTACAAACGCGTTTTTTCTCAAAGACCAAGCTCAAAGTTTGAATGATGCAGGACTTCAACGGCTGAACGTCAGCCTCGATGCCCTGGATCCAGAAAAGTTTCGTGATGTCAATCGCAGGGACTGTCTGCAATCGGTTCTTGATGGTTTGGACATGGCCCGCAAGGTTGGGTTCAAATCAATCAAGATTAACGCTGTTGCAGTACGCAACTTCTCTGAAACCGAAATCATGAGCCTGATCGACTATGGTCGTTCCGACGGGTTTGAAGTCCGGTTCATCGAGTTCATGCCCCTGGACTCTGATAAAGTCTGGGAACGCGACAAAGTTTTGTTTGGGCATGAGATTGTTGATCTCATTAAAGAAAAATATGAACTGCTACCCGTTGACAATTCACTTGAAATAGGACCAGCAAGCGAATACACCTTTGCTGATGGCAAAGGGAAAATTGGCATCATTACAGCAGTGAGTAACCCTTTCTGCGATCATTGCAACCGCATTCGCATGACTGCCGACGGCAAACTTAGGACATGCCTTTTCTCAACTGATGAAACCAACCTGAAAGAAATGATCCGGTCTGGCAAAAGCGATTCAGCCATTGCAGAAACCATCCGGCAAGCAGTTCTGGTAAAAGAACCCGGCCACAAAATTAATCTTAATGACTTTGAACGTCCCAACCGTGCTATGCATGCAATTGGGGGATAA
- a CDS encoding iron-sulfur cluster assembly scaffold protein SufE has product MSVAEENFSAKFEETAAGIKHRGAYYQEDASEKGLALLEAKFKDTKIYWLVDVKEDRIFSARFFAYGGKVSLVIGETLCTMVEGLTVDEACSLLKTDVEARLRDEPDVPSIPESKMKAFDTIEELLKMAKEQYPSAKGVAVASANINKEDFQSTTELNMMAQAWLGLSKEEQKEQVEIVLDEHIRPALMNDGGNVQVLDITDGEKILIQYQGACGSCGSSMGATLSFMESTLRKHIYNEINVVPQM; this is encoded by the coding sequence GTGTCTGTCGCTGAAGAAAATTTCTCCGCTAAATTTGAGGAAACCGCGGCTGGAATCAAGCACAGGGGTGCTTATTACCAGGAAGATGCCAGTGAAAAAGGCTTGGCACTTCTTGAAGCCAAGTTTAAAGACACAAAAATATACTGGCTGGTGGATGTTAAGGAAGACCGTATTTTCAGCGCACGTTTTTTTGCTTATGGAGGAAAGGTCTCTCTGGTGATAGGAGAAACGCTTTGCACAATGGTGGAAGGGTTGACCGTGGATGAAGCCTGTTCACTTTTGAAAACCGATGTGGAAGCACGGCTTCGTGATGAGCCGGATGTGCCTTCTATTCCCGAATCCAAGATGAAGGCTTTTGATACCATTGAAGAATTATTGAAAATGGCGAAAGAGCAGTACCCTTCGGCAAAAGGGGTGGCTGTTGCCAGTGCTAACATCAATAAGGAAGATTTTCAATCCACGACAGAATTGAACATGATGGCCCAGGCGTGGCTGGGATTGTCAAAAGAGGAGCAAAAAGAACAGGTAGAAATTGTCCTGGATGAACACATCCGCCCGGCCCTAATGAATGACGGGGGTAATGTTCAAGTCCTGGATATAACAGATGGTGAGAAAATTTTAATTCAATACCAGGGTGCATGTGGCAGTTGCGGCTCCTCTATGGGAGCTACCTTGTCATTTATGGAGTCAACCCTGAGAAAACATATCTACAACGAAATAAATGTTGTTCCACAGATGTAA